One Falsihalocynthiibacter arcticus DNA segment encodes these proteins:
- a CDS encoding peptidase, with protein MTYCIGLRLNSGLIFMSDTRTNAGVDNFSITKKMFTWNVEGDRVITIMTAGNLATTQALISLLDERSKITSERNPTILELPTMFQIARLVGTTLKEVIDDSNPAGPEASTKFKASVIVGGQINGGDPTLFMIYPEGNFIEVTDDNPFFQIGEAKYGKPILVRAYDRAMSFEDTIKLMLVSFDSTIKANLSVGLPLDLQVYEAGSFAVSNKPRIELGDAYYEAVSSGWGDALRTALDQLPSYKG; from the coding sequence ATGACATACTGCATCGGCCTGCGCCTGAATTCTGGTCTGATTTTCATGTCGGACACCCGCACAAATGCGGGCGTCGACAACTTTTCGATCACCAAAAAGATGTTCACGTGGAATGTTGAAGGCGACCGCGTCATCACGATCATGACGGCGGGCAACCTCGCGACCACGCAAGCCTTGATCAGCTTGCTTGATGAACGCTCCAAGATCACGTCAGAACGCAACCCGACCATTCTGGAACTGCCAACAATGTTCCAGATTGCGCGCCTTGTGGGTACCACGCTGAAAGAAGTGATCGACGACAGCAACCCTGCGGGCCCTGAAGCGTCAACCAAGTTCAAGGCGTCGGTTATTGTTGGAGGTCAGATCAATGGCGGCGATCCAACCCTATTCATGATTTACCCCGAAGGTAACTTTATCGAAGTCACTGACGACAACCCGTTCTTCCAAATAGGTGAGGCCAAATACGGCAAGCCGATCCTTGTGCGTGCCTATGATCGAGCTATGAGCTTTGAGGACACAATCAAACTCATGCTGGTCTCGTTCGACTCCACAATCAAAGCCAACTTGTCTGTCGGGCTACCGCTTGATTTGCAGGTCTATGAAGCAGGCAGTTTCGCAGTCAGCAACAAGCCCCGCATCGAATTGGGAGATGCGTATTACGAAGCGGTATCGTCCGGTTGGGGGGATGCATTGCGAACCGCATTGGACCAACTACCAAGCTACAAAGGCTAA
- a CDS encoding alpha-E domain-containing protein, producing the protein MLGKTAGGLYWMFRLLERSENTARLIEAGFRIALTRSTDPASEWKSVLTTAGVRAGYDAKYDSYSAAYVVDYLLRDADNQSSVMACIENARMNARMVRTALTTEVWEAVNESWMTLCEVLKEPVKDTELPAVLGEIRRRTALVRGVMHGTMLRNDVFDFTQIGIALERADNTARIIDVKYFTLLPTASYVGSTLDNVQWETILRSVSAHRSFRWLHTDDMSPDKIAEFLILDSRFPRSLSFCSRTIEQSMEFLAKDYGKTLPCHGLIEQQRDKMRNHTIQTIFEDGLHTFITEFIHDTKVIGRQIEQDYRFTG; encoded by the coding sequence ATGCTAGGAAAAACCGCAGGTGGGCTGTACTGGATGTTCCGACTTCTGGAACGCAGCGAAAACACCGCACGTCTCATTGAAGCCGGATTTCGCATTGCGTTGACCCGATCAACCGACCCAGCATCGGAGTGGAAATCGGTCCTGACCACAGCAGGTGTGCGCGCAGGCTATGACGCGAAATACGACAGCTACTCAGCTGCTTATGTCGTCGACTATTTGCTGCGCGACGCTGACAATCAATCCAGTGTGATGGCATGCATCGAAAATGCGCGCATGAACGCCCGCATGGTACGCACTGCCCTGACAACCGAAGTTTGGGAAGCCGTCAATGAAAGCTGGATGACGCTTTGCGAGGTGTTGAAAGAGCCGGTCAAAGACACTGAATTACCTGCAGTATTGGGTGAAATTCGTCGTCGTACGGCATTGGTTCGTGGTGTGATGCACGGGACAATGCTGCGCAACGACGTGTTTGATTTTACGCAAATCGGGATCGCGCTGGAGCGCGCTGATAACACCGCGCGGATCATTGATGTGAAATATTTCACGCTGCTCCCCACGGCGAGCTATGTCGGATCGACATTGGACAATGTGCAATGGGAAACCATTTTACGATCCGTCTCGGCCCACCGGTCTTTTCGGTGGCTACACACTGATGACATGTCACCAGATAAGATTGCCGAATTTCTGATCCTCGACAGTCGCTTTCCAAGATCCCTGTCGTTCTGCAGCCGTACCATAGAGCAAAGCATGGAATTCCTCGCCAAGGATTACGGCAAAACCCTGCCGTGCCATGGTCTGATCGAACAGCAACGCGACAAGATGCGAAACCATACCATTCAGACAATTTTTGAGGATGGCCTGCACACGTTCATCACTGAGTTCATCCATGACACGAAGGTCATTGGGCGCCAAATTGAACAAGATTACCGGTTTACTGGGTAG
- a CDS encoding plasmid recombination protein, whose protein sequence is MSVHPKFDNPQSVNSPKPPIVLRFQGLHPDNLGRFDMHDHRNGGDLSHVDLDASELNEVLHCEPKWQETIKAEVAAARRNNFRERMEALRKRGRKAEREALIAEGESDPWRRCVGGPLREGILTVNKEWFGGTGQAEWDTAKVAAFKQTAMEFLLKHFPEGQLRYANAHHDEEAFHIHFVAVVWTEKVTANRGRQMLLQASLNSLLKNYEHAQDLAGEAFTALGIARGERRAEARRVAKEAGENVPKKRRHIPPSEWRADQRATGYEKSSEILEVAQSKSKEMIEDGRTVGKATIRKSRKRAVKEARRRKEAATREVAAAERRRKEEERAAESARKERGDAEATLGIIAEKSANIAQTAQVAAGELQQVKTALSVEVGKLQGARAETEQAKAGLADVLVKVEGAALERDQVRDEVAEQGHKLDRLRSAAKKEREDLLQAEEKVQSLKSARQAEAEALNKEKKKRAAVEAELVDVEAKVVTAEAKLSKALSLMKTLAEGIDMLGGAVLRWMPGPKPSEKKLVWGPDAPKTKEDRRRIATRIKPVMPKLMPLAQSIRRTIEETLSRERAEIAADAAYVLEQRENMEAEQRAELTRILNAHAQTDPMSDGPGT, encoded by the coding sequence ATGTCCGTTCATCCCAAGTTTGACAATCCCCAATCCGTCAACTCTCCAAAGCCGCCGATTGTTTTGCGGTTCCAAGGGCTGCATCCGGATAACCTGGGCCGCTTTGATATGCATGATCATCGCAATGGCGGCGATCTCTCTCATGTTGATCTGGATGCATCAGAGCTGAATGAGGTCCTGCATTGCGAACCCAAATGGCAGGAAACGATCAAGGCAGAAGTCGCTGCAGCCAGGCGCAACAATTTTCGGGAACGGATGGAAGCATTGCGCAAGAGGGGCCGTAAAGCTGAACGTGAAGCTCTCATCGCGGAAGGGGAAAGCGATCCATGGCGGCGGTGTGTCGGCGGTCCGTTGCGAGAGGGTATCCTTACGGTGAATAAGGAATGGTTTGGCGGGACGGGGCAAGCCGAATGGGATACGGCGAAGGTTGCCGCGTTCAAGCAAACCGCAATGGAATTTCTACTCAAGCATTTTCCGGAAGGGCAGTTGCGCTATGCCAATGCGCATCATGACGAAGAGGCCTTTCATATCCATTTTGTTGCGGTGGTCTGGACAGAGAAAGTCACCGCAAATCGCGGGCGGCAGATGCTGTTGCAGGCCTCATTGAACTCGCTGTTGAAGAATTACGAGCATGCGCAGGATCTGGCTGGAGAGGCTTTTACGGCCCTTGGCATTGCCCGAGGAGAGCGGCGGGCCGAGGCCCGGCGGGTTGCGAAGGAGGCTGGCGAAAACGTTCCGAAAAAGCGCCGCCATATCCCGCCTTCGGAATGGCGGGCCGATCAGCGGGCAACGGGCTATGAGAAATCCAGCGAGATTTTGGAGGTGGCACAGAGCAAATCCAAAGAGATGATCGAAGATGGACGGACCGTCGGCAAGGCCACGATCCGGAAATCGCGTAAACGCGCGGTAAAGGAGGCGCGTCGCAGGAAAGAGGCCGCGACGCGCGAGGTGGCGGCGGCGGAGCGCCGCCGCAAAGAAGAGGAGCGGGCAGCGGAAAGCGCCCGCAAAGAGAGGGGCGATGCCGAAGCTACACTCGGCATCATCGCAGAAAAGTCAGCAAATATTGCTCAGACGGCGCAGGTGGCGGCGGGGGAACTTCAGCAGGTTAAGACGGCGTTGAGTGTAGAGGTCGGGAAATTGCAGGGGGCAAGGGCGGAAACAGAACAGGCCAAGGCGGGGCTGGCTGATGTATTGGTAAAGGTTGAAGGAGCTGCATTGGAACGGGATCAGGTTAGAGATGAGGTGGCGGAGCAGGGCCACAAGCTTGATCGCCTTCGGTCGGCGGCGAAGAAGGAAAGAGAGGACTTACTCCAGGCTGAAGAGAAGGTTCAGTCCCTGAAATCGGCAAGGCAGGCCGAAGCCGAGGCTTTGAACAAGGAGAAAAAGAAGCGGGCGGCGGTAGAAGCAGAGTTGGTGGATGTTGAAGCAAAGGTTGTGACCGCTGAGGCGAAGCTTTCAAAGGCGCTGTCTTTGATGAAAACGCTGGCGGAAGGCATTGATATGCTTGGCGGTGCTGTCTTGCGCTGGATGCCCGGGCCAAAACCGAGTGAGAAAAAGCTGGTCTGGGGACCGGATGCGCCAAAAACCAAAGAGGACCGCAGACGGATTGCGACACGTATTAAACCTGTGATGCCGAAACTGATGCCCCTCGCGCAATCCATCCGCCGCACGATTGAAGAAACCCTGAGCCGCGAGCGCGCAGAGATTGCCGCAGATGCGGCCTATGTTCTCGAACAGCGCGAGAATATGGAGGCGGAGCAGCGGGCCGAATTGACCCGCATTCTGAATGCACATGCGCAAACCGACCCGATGTCTGACGGGCCGGGGACATGA
- a CDS encoding site-specific integrase codes for MLNQPHLSKRGNVYQWRRRLRRFSTGIVDIKLSLGTTDLRCAHILSRRISAESDIIMEQITHQQITPDMARRWLADIITKERAKIEKLKFLHRFDSLDPADDLRHDQATADAWAQVNVDGLHGATSEHPLVSLNLDIIRDDLTSEARQNIVQRDFKALTGHPRLSAIDRIKLMSLLIAGKAAAWNRHGDALADIDGAANELWDSASGVLGPESQAKAPDPVPQLAPEAETDYLAPSMLAVVSRMNDMKRSEGTEEKTLRQYESFVGLFTTLTGISDVRLIRQADATAFRAALHKLPKSWGKSPADRNATRENIMARAATLPPEKVGLSVGTINRHLEHLGQIVEWASDEGILVNTKLKPGKLRRKDTVRDCDKKQTFSESELQRLFKTPVWIGSKSEYHQTDPGPNIYRNGTYWTPLLGAFTGARREEIAGLAPADIVDIDGIPCLNIEDSELRRIKNISSKRIVPIHSRLIELGFLDFVAKARAEDRIDLFPDLREPATGKHGRKLGRRMRQIIDKTYGPEGAGLSFHSLRHYVQSALEHVPEVTDKVLRDIVGHEGKDIHDRTYSKPTPPAVLQTAIERLPLVI; via the coding sequence ATGTTAAACCAACCTCATCTTTCTAAACGCGGAAATGTTTATCAATGGCGGCGTCGTTTGCGTCGGTTTTCCACAGGAATCGTCGATATCAAGCTCTCGTTAGGGACGACAGACCTGCGCTGCGCACATATATTGTCACGCAGGATCAGTGCGGAAAGCGATATCATCATGGAACAAATCACCCACCAACAGATCACGCCCGATATGGCGCGGCGCTGGCTTGCCGACATCATCACCAAAGAGCGGGCAAAGATCGAGAAACTGAAATTCCTGCACCGCTTTGATTCTCTCGATCCCGCCGACGATCTTCGCCACGATCAAGCGACGGCTGATGCTTGGGCACAGGTCAACGTGGACGGATTGCACGGTGCAACGTCTGAACACCCCTTAGTTTCATTAAATTTGGACATAATCCGCGATGACCTGACCAGCGAAGCCCGTCAGAACATCGTCCAGCGTGATTTCAAAGCATTAACGGGCCACCCGCGGCTTTCGGCGATTGATCGCATAAAGTTAATGTCGCTGTTGATCGCTGGGAAAGCCGCCGCATGGAATCGGCACGGCGATGCCTTGGCAGACATCGACGGGGCCGCAAATGAACTTTGGGACAGCGCCTCAGGTGTGCTGGGTCCGGAATCACAGGCGAAGGCCCCTGATCCAGTGCCGCAGCTTGCTCCGGAAGCAGAAACCGACTATCTCGCCCCCTCTATGCTGGCCGTCGTATCGCGGATGAATGACATGAAACGCAGTGAGGGAACCGAAGAAAAGACCCTGCGCCAATATGAAAGTTTTGTAGGTCTCTTCACAACGCTGACGGGCATCAGCGACGTGCGCCTGATCCGGCAAGCGGATGCCACCGCCTTTCGCGCAGCCCTCCATAAACTGCCGAAAAGCTGGGGCAAAAGCCCCGCTGACCGCAATGCCACCCGTGAAAATATCATGGCCCGCGCAGCCACGCTGCCTCCGGAAAAGGTTGGGTTATCGGTCGGCACAATTAATCGGCACCTTGAACATCTGGGCCAGATCGTCGAATGGGCGTCTGATGAAGGTATTTTGGTCAACACCAAACTGAAGCCCGGAAAATTGCGGCGCAAAGACACCGTTCGTGACTGCGACAAAAAGCAGACTTTTAGCGAGTCTGAGCTACAGCGCCTATTCAAAACGCCAGTTTGGATCGGGTCGAAGTCTGAATATCATCAAACCGACCCCGGTCCCAACATCTACCGCAACGGCACCTATTGGACGCCTTTGCTTGGCGCTTTCACGGGCGCGCGCCGTGAAGAGATCGCAGGTCTGGCACCCGCCGATATTGTCGATATCGATGGCATCCCCTGCCTGAACATCGAGGATTCCGAACTACGGCGGATTAAGAATATTTCGTCGAAACGGATCGTGCCGATCCACAGTCGTTTGATCGAGTTGGGTTTTCTGGATTTTGTGGCTAAAGCCCGCGCCGAGGATCGCATCGACCTATTTCCCGACCTGCGAGAGCCAGCAACTGGCAAGCATGGCCGCAAACTTGGCCGCCGGATGCGCCAGATCATCGACAAAACCTATGGCCCTGAGGGAGCGGGTCTATCCTTCCACAGTCTGCGTCATTACGTCCAAAGCGCACTGGAGCATGTGCCCGAGGTCACCGACAAGGTGCTGCGCGATATAGTGGGCCATGAGGGAAAGGATATCCATGATCGAACTTATAGCAAGCCGACGCCACCCGCCGTGCTGCAGACGGCTATTGAGAGACTGCCGCTGGTGATATGA
- a CDS encoding transglutaminase family protein translates to MKLKIIHTTKYTYDAPVSYGLQQVRLTPVSSKNQTVLDWNVALTGATKELAFEDQYQNQTLLLQVEPGAREVSVEVSGHVETHSTYGIYGKDYGTVPLWHFRQSTPRTHAGENVHALAKQIASTDDTLSALHDLSKAIVDIVPYGEAQTSAGTTAEQALIAKGGVCQDHAQIFVSAARVAGVPARYVSGYLMMNDRVDQDASHAWAEAYLDGLGWVGFDVSNGISPDERYVRIATGLDSRDAAPLTGMRMGASTESMIVLLQVQQ, encoded by the coding sequence TTGAAACTGAAAATCATCCACACGACAAAATACACCTACGACGCGCCGGTTTCGTACGGCCTGCAACAGGTGCGCTTGACGCCTGTATCATCCAAAAACCAAACGGTTCTAGACTGGAACGTTGCACTAACTGGGGCGACCAAAGAGCTGGCATTCGAGGATCAGTATCAGAACCAAACGCTGTTGTTACAGGTCGAACCCGGCGCGCGTGAAGTTTCCGTCGAAGTGTCTGGCCATGTTGAAACACATTCAACATACGGGATTTATGGCAAGGATTATGGGACTGTACCGCTTTGGCATTTCAGGCAAAGCACACCGCGCACGCACGCTGGTGAAAACGTACACGCTCTTGCCAAACAGATCGCCAGTACAGACGATACACTCAGCGCTCTGCACGACCTATCGAAGGCCATTGTAGACATCGTGCCCTACGGCGAAGCACAGACATCTGCAGGAACGACGGCAGAACAGGCCCTTATCGCGAAAGGTGGCGTCTGTCAGGACCATGCTCAGATTTTCGTGTCCGCCGCGCGCGTTGCAGGTGTTCCGGCACGCTACGTCAGCGGATACCTGATGATGAATGACCGCGTTGATCAGGACGCCAGCCATGCTTGGGCAGAGGCATATCTGGATGGTTTGGGCTGGGTCGGGTTTGATGTGTCCAATGGCATAAGTCCGGATGAACGCTATGTCCGGATCGCCACGGGCCTCGATTCTCGTGATGCTGCACCATTAACCGGTATGCGGATGGGGGCTTCGACTGAATCAATGATTGTATTGTTGCAAGTTCAGCAATAG
- a CDS encoding circularly permuted type 2 ATP-grasp protein, which translates to MNTKRPHFDEMLLDTDGNRAPYTEYAKWFAQQDPARLIQKSKEAEAFFRRTGITFNVYGEDEEQERLIPFDLIPRIIANREWTKLSKGIEQRVRAINAFLHDIYHRQEILRAGIVPVELISRNEAYLPQMIGVTPPGGIYTHIVGTDIVRTGEDDFFVLEDNARTPSGVSYMLENRETMLQMFPELFSQIKVQPVSNYPKNLRRSLAACAPAHCEGKPTVAILTPGIHNSAYFEHSFLADQMGVELVEGHDLRVVDGHIAMRTTEGYRVIDVLYRRVDDDYLDPLNFNPDSMLGVPGIMDVYRAGNITIANAPGTGISDDKAIYSYMPEIIEFYTGEKAILRNVETYRCSEADTLKYVLENLADLVVKEVHGSGGYGMLVGPAANKQELADFANKLRARPSNYIAQPTLSLSTVPIFVDKGLAPRHVDLRPFALMSPKDINITAGGLTRVALKDGSLVVNSSQGGGTKDTWVLED; encoded by the coding sequence ATGAATACAAAACGCCCACATTTCGATGAGATGCTATTAGATACCGATGGCAACCGTGCGCCGTACACAGAATATGCAAAATGGTTTGCGCAGCAGGATCCCGCCCGGCTGATTCAAAAATCCAAGGAGGCCGAGGCTTTCTTTCGTCGGACTGGTATCACGTTCAATGTTTACGGCGAGGACGAAGAGCAGGAACGCCTGATCCCGTTTGATTTAATTCCGCGTATCATCGCGAACCGCGAATGGACAAAGCTGTCCAAGGGCATTGAACAGCGTGTGCGGGCAATCAACGCATTCCTGCATGACATCTATCACCGACAAGAGATTTTGCGCGCTGGCATTGTGCCAGTGGAGCTCATCTCGCGCAACGAAGCATACCTGCCACAGATGATTGGCGTCACCCCACCGGGCGGCATTTATACGCATATTGTTGGCACTGATATTGTCCGCACAGGCGAAGACGACTTCTTTGTGTTGGAAGACAATGCGCGCACCCCGTCTGGCGTGTCTTACATGCTCGAAAATCGTGAAACGATGCTGCAAATGTTTCCAGAGCTGTTCAGCCAGATCAAAGTGCAGCCCGTCAGCAATTACCCAAAAAATCTGCGCCGATCCCTTGCCGCGTGCGCACCCGCCCATTGTGAGGGGAAGCCCACGGTCGCGATTTTAACGCCTGGCATCCACAATTCCGCGTATTTTGAACATTCGTTTCTGGCCGATCAGATGGGTGTCGAATTGGTTGAAGGACATGATTTACGTGTGGTCGACGGCCACATCGCAATGCGCACCACCGAAGGGTACCGCGTGATTGATGTGCTGTATCGTCGTGTCGATGATGACTATCTTGATCCGCTGAACTTCAATCCTGATTCCATGTTGGGTGTACCCGGCATCATGGACGTTTACCGAGCTGGAAATATTACGATCGCCAACGCGCCCGGAACCGGGATTTCGGACGACAAGGCAATTTATTCCTACATGCCTGAAATTATTGAATTCTATACGGGTGAAAAAGCGATCCTGAGAAACGTTGAGACATATCGATGCTCTGAAGCGGACACGCTGAAATATGTTTTGGAAAATCTGGCTGATCTGGTGGTCAAAGAGGTCCACGGCTCGGGTGGCTACGGGATGCTGGTTGGCCCTGCTGCGAACAAACAAGAACTGGCAGATTTTGCGAATAAGTTGCGGGCACGTCCAAGCAATTACATTGCTCAGCCGACGCTATCGTTGTCCACGGTGCCTATTTTCGTCGACAAGGGGCTCGCGCCGCGCCACGTTGATTTACGACCCTTTGCATTGATGTCTCCCAAGGACATCAACATCACTGCGGGTGGGTTGACCCGTGTCGCGCTGAAGGATGGGTCGCTGGTGGTGAATTCAAGCCAAGGCGGCGGCACCAAAGACACTTGGGTTTTGGAGGACTAG
- a CDS encoding transglutaminase-like domain-containing protein yields MELLVKVHLVYSADQPSDILLQIEAAQGNDQVLLDAMLDFTEPTETFVVAGEENIGVRRWLKVDGQFDCTYVASVDVVRVDDDLADCAQAKLSSLPSDVTKFLMPSRYCHPEDFFAFTADQFEHLSGGAVIKAMSNWINTHFKYDTDVSNAATSASQSFELRAGVCRDFAHVLIAMARAVGIPARIVSAYAPDVSPQDFHAVTEVYLENRWQLIDSTGMARASEIVRIGVGRDAADVSFLTSYGALSLKKQTVEVSRIVKPS; encoded by the coding sequence TTGGAACTGCTTGTCAAAGTCCACCTAGTTTACTCTGCGGATCAGCCAAGCGATATCTTGTTGCAGATTGAGGCGGCGCAAGGCAACGACCAAGTGCTGTTGGATGCTATGCTGGATTTTACTGAACCGACTGAAACTTTTGTCGTAGCTGGCGAGGAAAATATTGGCGTTCGACGTTGGTTGAAAGTCGACGGTCAGTTTGACTGCACGTATGTTGCGTCAGTTGACGTTGTTCGCGTCGATGACGATCTGGCAGACTGCGCCCAAGCCAAGCTGTCATCCCTTCCGAGCGACGTCACAAAATTCTTGATGCCGTCACGGTATTGCCACCCGGAAGATTTCTTTGCGTTTACCGCTGATCAGTTCGAGCACCTTAGCGGGGGCGCTGTCATCAAGGCGATGTCCAATTGGATCAACACCCATTTCAAGTACGACACCGACGTCAGCAACGCCGCAACGTCAGCCTCGCAAAGTTTCGAACTGCGTGCAGGCGTGTGTCGCGATTTTGCCCACGTCTTGATCGCAATGGCGCGCGCAGTTGGCATTCCGGCCCGCATTGTCAGCGCATATGCGCCCGACGTGTCGCCGCAGGACTTCCATGCCGTCACCGAGGTATATCTGGAGAACCGCTGGCAACTTATTGATTCGACGGGGATGGCGCGCGCATCTGAAATTGTGCGGATTGGCGTTGGTCGCGACGCGGCAGATGTGTCTTTTTTGACCTCATATGGTGCGTTGTCGCTGAAAAAACAGACCGTTGAGGTATCGCGCATCGTAAAGCCGTCCTAA
- a CDS encoding ankyrin repeat domain-containing protein, producing MSKKFKSRETLDQLLSSCSDTMFPAEMGEAPVSIDSRDSDGDTPLHVMLWRKNTYGALLLIEAGADLNAVGDMSETPLHVAVSQGNIKVVEALLKSGANPAAKSEFGKSPKEIAVELGGEMQRCFGSQ from the coding sequence ATGTCTAAAAAGTTCAAATCCAGAGAGACGTTGGATCAACTCCTTTCTTCATGTTCCGACACCATGTTTCCTGCCGAAATGGGTGAAGCTCCCGTTAGCATCGATAGCAGAGACAGTGATGGTGATACCCCATTGCATGTAATGCTTTGGCGAAAAAATACGTATGGAGCACTGTTACTTATCGAGGCAGGTGCCGACTTAAACGCCGTTGGAGACATGTCAGAAACGCCACTTCATGTCGCCGTAAGCCAAGGAAACATTAAGGTTGTGGAAGCGCTCTTGAAATCTGGTGCGAATCCGGCAGCTAAATCTGAGTTTGGGAAGTCACCCAAAGAAATTGCCGTCGAACTGGGTGGCGAGATGCAACGTTGTTTTGGCAGTCAGTGA
- a CDS encoding AAA family ATPase, translating to MTTSTVPARFVGFDLPTSPEDSVEKVRDRLMRSQQARAARRTTAPAITTTPNCLDDLLDDLLDTSPSDTPSVGTSNRAITWSRRYMRRRTANLERLNHLKPDDRASLLAAACGARAVGVVDRDQMEELIAELHAIYPWLAPASTAVMKHMRLRTLAGPAPLHTPPQILLGPPGIAKSSWARDLSRVFNVPSVDIDVGASNGATFSVSGVERGWGSATPGRVVQTMLRERLANPLVILDEIDKIPERVTTNGGGKLPGAFEVLKSMIEPTTARAWTCPFYQLPFDLTQVSWIMTTNSIDRMPTAFLDRCKVIRLESPSFDHLAAAGNQLLRNRLPDHLHDLGGGLLNDGLRWLEKKQARVSLRHVERMVETVVEGLSSPMLM from the coding sequence ATGACCACCTCTACCGTTCCCGCCCGTTTCGTCGGGTTTGATCTGCCCACATCGCCAGAGGATTCCGTCGAGAAAGTCCGTGATCGTCTGATGCGCAGCCAGCAAGCCCGCGCGGCGCGGCGGACCACTGCGCCCGCGATCACAACAACGCCGAATTGTCTGGACGATCTTCTCGATGATCTGCTCGATACATCGCCAAGCGATACGCCTTCCGTCGGGACATCCAACCGGGCGATCACATGGAGCCGCCGTTACATGCGCCGTCGCACGGCGAACCTTGAGCGATTGAACCATCTCAAACCCGACGACCGCGCTTCGCTACTTGCAGCCGCCTGCGGTGCGCGTGCCGTTGGCGTGGTTGACCGTGACCAGATGGAAGAGCTGATCGCAGAGTTGCACGCGATCTATCCATGGCTGGCTCCGGCCTCAACGGCAGTCATGAAGCATATGCGGCTGCGCACCCTCGCCGGCCCCGCGCCTTTGCATACGCCGCCGCAGATCCTCCTTGGTCCGCCCGGTATCGCGAAATCAAGCTGGGCACGCGATCTGTCTCGGGTGTTCAACGTGCCATCGGTTGATATCGACGTGGGCGCAAGCAATGGCGCGACCTTTTCGGTGTCAGGCGTTGAGCGCGGTTGGGGCTCCGCCACGCCCGGTCGTGTGGTGCAGACCATGCTGCGCGAGCGTCTGGCGAACCCATTGGTGATCTTGGATGAAATCGACAAAATCCCGGAACGGGTGACGACCAACGGTGGTGGCAAACTACCGGGCGCATTTGAAGTGCTCAAAAGCATGATCGAGCCGACCACGGCCCGCGCATGGACCTGCCCGTTCTACCAACTCCCTTTCGACCTGACACAGGTGAGCTGGATCATGACAACCAATTCGATCGACCGGATGCCCACCGCATTTCTAGATCGCTGCAAGGTCATCCGTCTGGAATCTCCGAGCTTCGATCATCTGGCTGCCGCTGGAAATCAGCTGCTGCGCAACCGACTACCCGACCATCTACACGATCTCGGCGGCGGGCTGCTGAACGACGGACTGCGCTGGCTTGAGAAAAAGCAGGCCCGCGTATCACTGCGGCACGTCGAGCGGATGGTTGAAACAGTGGTCGAAGGGCTGAGCAGTCCCATGCTGATGTAA